A part of Flavobacteriaceae bacterium GSB9 genomic DNA contains:
- a CDS encoding glycosyltransferase produces the protein MSKKICLLLGSLSSGGAEKVAANMSISLKKRGCEIHVVSMRDEIDYKFEGQLYNFGKVKTKYGKLRAFFKFKKYFKDNQFDFIIDHRTRSNFFKELLFSKLVFQHSKVIYCVHSYHLEYYFSFLSLPWLSRLPHVKSSFFVAVCNAINDKLQEQLNIKSTTIYNFVKFDGLLADSATDSNNLGNYIIGVGRFNKIKQFDKLIKAYSNSKLIEENVKLVLLGDGPEKVNLQRLIAKLKLEPYIKLFAFRKNPMALINNAKALVLSSKEEGFPMVLLEALTLKTPVIAFNCKSGPNEIIEHGINGLLVEDQNEEELSLALNKLLLDEKLYAEIKENLNKGIEKFSEEKVIQKWINFFESEM, from the coding sequence ATGAGTAAAAAAATATGCTTGCTTTTAGGGAGTTTGAGTTCTGGTGGGGCTGAGAAAGTTGCGGCCAACATGTCTATTTCTTTAAAAAAGAGAGGTTGCGAAATACATGTTGTGTCGATGAGGGATGAAATTGATTATAAATTTGAAGGCCAGCTTTATAATTTTGGAAAAGTAAAAACAAAATATGGAAAGCTGCGCGCTTTCTTTAAGTTTAAAAAGTACTTTAAAGATAATCAGTTTGACTTTATAATTGACCACCGAACACGGTCAAATTTTTTCAAAGAATTGTTGTTTTCTAAACTTGTTTTCCAGCACAGTAAGGTTATTTATTGTGTGCACAGCTATCATTTAGAATATTATTTTTCGTTTTTAAGTTTACCTTGGTTATCACGTTTACCACATGTAAAAAGCAGTTTTTTTGTTGCTGTATGCAATGCAATAAATGATAAACTGCAAGAACAGCTCAATATAAAAAGCACAACTATTTATAATTTTGTGAAGTTTGATGGACTATTGGCTGATTCTGCCACTGATAGTAATAATCTTGGAAATTATATTATTGGAGTTGGCAGATTTAACAAGATAAAACAGTTTGACAAACTTATAAAGGCTTATAGTAACTCAAAATTAATTGAAGAAAATGTTAAACTAGTTTTGCTGGGTGACGGTCCTGAAAAAGTGAATTTACAGCGGTTAATAGCTAAATTAAAATTGGAGCCATATATTAAATTATTTGCTTTTAGAAAAAACCCAATGGCCTTGATAAACAATGCCAAAGCATTGGTTTTATCAAGTAAGGAAGAAGGCTTTCCCATGGTTTTACTTGAAGCTTTGACCCTAAAAACGCCTGTGATAGCTTTTAATTGCAAAAGTGGCCCTAATGAAATTATTGAGCACGGTATTAATGGATTATTGGTTGAAGATCAAAATGAAGAAGAATTGAGTTTGGCATTAAATAAATTGCTTCTAGATGAAAAACTCTATGCAGAAATCAAAGAAAACTTAAATAAAGGAATTGAAAAATTTTCCGAAGAAAAAGTAATTCAAAAATGGATAAACTTTTTTGAAAGTGAGATGTAA